A window of the Paraburkholderia sp. ZP32-5 genome harbors these coding sequences:
- a CDS encoding BPSS1780 family membrane protein yields MQLIEVPAKTGYVWFRQGIWLFRKNPLAFLTLFFTYVLVMTLVSQIPVIGGVLPLLFIPGVAVGFMAACRNTIAGKPVFPTILVDGFHSYGPVVARRLLVLGVLYVIAMALVLVGSALADGGMLLKVMLGTTPMDENAITSSNIPLAVLTALAFYVPVAMIFWFSPILAAWHDVPPVKAMFFSVVSCWRNRGAFVVFAALWFAVATVVSFGLSTLMQVLGAVEYAYAVLMPATMIVTTMLYCSFYATYRGCFGVQAPQTPDLPTKPAA; encoded by the coding sequence ATGCAACTGATCGAAGTCCCCGCGAAAACCGGCTACGTGTGGTTCCGGCAAGGCATCTGGTTGTTCCGCAAAAACCCGCTTGCCTTCCTCACGCTGTTTTTCACCTACGTGCTGGTGATGACGCTCGTCTCGCAGATTCCGGTGATCGGCGGCGTGCTGCCGCTGCTGTTCATTCCGGGCGTCGCGGTCGGCTTCATGGCGGCGTGCCGCAATACGATTGCCGGCAAGCCGGTGTTCCCGACCATCCTCGTCGACGGCTTTCATTCGTATGGCCCGGTGGTCGCGCGGCGCCTGCTCGTGCTCGGCGTGCTTTACGTGATCGCGATGGCGCTCGTGCTGGTCGGCTCGGCGCTCGCCGACGGCGGCATGCTGCTGAAAGTGATGCTCGGCACCACGCCGATGGATGAAAACGCAATCACCAGCAGCAATATCCCGCTTGCAGTGCTTACCGCGCTCGCGTTCTATGTGCCGGTCGCGATGATCTTCTGGTTCTCGCCGATCCTCGCCGCGTGGCATGACGTGCCGCCCGTCAAGGCGATGTTTTTCAGCGTCGTCAGTTGCTGGCGCAATCGCGGTGCATTCGTCGTGTTCGCGGCGCTGTGGTTCGCGGTTGCAACCGTCGTGTCGTTCGGGCTGTCCACGTTGATGCAGGTGCTCGGCGCCGTCGAGTATGCGTACGCGGTGCTGATGCCCGCCACGATGATCGTCACGACGATGCTGTACTGCTCGTTCTACGCAACCTACCGCGGCTGCTTCGGCGTGCAGGCGCCGCAAACGCCGGATCTGCCGACCAAGCCGGCAGCCTGA
- a CDS encoding MarR family winged helix-turn-helix transcriptional regulator: MTQPPALPFTLDEQLCFALYSTSLAMTKAYKPLLDRLGLTYPQYLAMLVLWETDDVTVKDMSARLNLDPATVTPLLKRLEAQGLVERVRGIEDERLVYIRLTAAGKALKRQAREVPAEIFCATQQTPEFLLRLREDLTRLRATLNDYMDQ, translated from the coding sequence ATGACCCAGCCTCCCGCTCTCCCCTTCACGCTCGACGAACAGCTTTGCTTCGCGCTCTATTCGACCTCGCTCGCGATGACGAAAGCGTACAAACCGCTGCTCGACAGGCTCGGACTCACGTACCCGCAATATCTGGCGATGCTCGTGCTATGGGAAACCGACGACGTCACCGTCAAGGACATGTCCGCGCGCCTCAATCTCGATCCGGCCACCGTGACACCGCTGCTCAAACGCCTCGAAGCCCAGGGGCTCGTGGAACGCGTGCGCGGTATCGAAGATGAACGGCTCGTCTATATCCGCCTGACGGCCGCGGGCAAGGCACTCAAGCGGCAGGCACGCGAGGTGCCCGCCGAAATCTTCTGCGCGACCCAGCAGACGCCGGAATTCCTGCTGCGTCTGCGCGAAGACCTGACACGGTTACGCGCTACGCTCAACGATTACATGGATCAGTAG